A segment of the Methanobrevibacter sp. genome:
TTTCCAATACCTTTGAGAAAACATCATTATCACTAACAATTTCAAATAAAGTCATGGAACTTCTTAGTTTTTTACTGTCAATTGAACCAAATATATCTTTAGGATCATCAGTTTCCAAATCCAATAACTTTTGGGATATATTTACTAAATTATTTCTCAGATATTCATTTTCAATATATTCCCTTGCTTCCTCCAACCCATCAATGCCATAGTATTTGGCTGTAGAGCTCCTGCCCAATCCTTTGACTTGAGGGAAGATATACCACATGTAATGATTTCTCTTTCTGCCATTGCTGATTTCCCTAAAGGCCATATCGTAATCTTCCTTTTGTGCATCTATAAACCTGTCCAGACTCATAATATCCCCTCATAATTTAAAAAAATAGAAAAAGGAATTTGAAAATCATATTTCTTTAATTTAAATTTTATTTAAAAAATAATTATAAGAACTTATCTTCAAATTCAATTAGAACATTTAAAAGCTCGTAGGACAATCTTTCAATGGATTTGTATTGAATATCCCTTGGAACCTCCCAGTAGGCAGAAGCGATTCCTCCTGCAATGGCTGCCATGGTATCTGCATCCCCACCTAATGAAATGCAGTTTCTGATTGTGTCCTCATAATCTTCACCTTCCAAAAAGCAGATGATGGATTCCGGAACGGAACCTTGACAGGAAACGTCAAACTTATAGGATGGCCTTATCTCATCAAGAGTCCTATTCAAATCATAACCATATCTTATTTCAATATGGTCTCTGATTTCTTCCTTTGATGAGCCGAGCCTTGCCAAATAGACAGCATCGGCAGTGGCCAGTGCTCCTTTGATTCCTTCTGGATGGTCATGAGTCACTTCCGCGGAAATCCTTGCCAATTTCTGAACCTCTTCCAAGGATTCACCTACCCAAGCAACCGGAGAAACCCTCATTGCTGAACCGTTTCCCCAACTTCCATAAGGCTTCGGATTTTCAGTTGATAACCACTGCTTGAACATTCTTCCATATCCTCCGTTGGGATATCCGTTTCCAAAGTATTGAAGTTGTCTGACCAACTCTTCCTTGGAGTTCTTATCGTTAATCAGCCATTTGGCTACAGCAAGTGTCATAATGGTATCATCAGTAAAAGTGGATTTTTTATTAAAAAGAGAAAATTCCTTGGTTTTAATTGGTTTGAACTCATATCTTGATCCAATTATATCTCCGGCAATTGCGCCAATGATTCCTTTCATATTTTACCCCCTATATTATTATATAAATATATTATGAACTTCGTTACTTATAAAAATATCTAAAAATATGGAAAATCCAAAAAAGCAAACTATATAAGGATTAGTTCAGAATAATTTATTAGGAAATGTTTATTTGGAAATGTTTATTCGGAAAAGGTGATTTAATGAAAACCATTGTAATCAATGCAGACCCTAAAATGAAACAGGAAATAGCCAAACTATTAAAATCTGCAGGGGAAGGTGCCGAATCAGTTGGCAGTGAAGTAGAATATTTCGATTTATATAAATTGGATATGAGAGGGTGCATGCTTTGTTCAATCTGCAAAAAGAAAAACAAGGAAAGCTTCAAATGTTATTGGAGAGACGATTTATCACCAATAATTGAAAAGATTTTGAATGCAGACACCCTTTTAATAGGTTCCCAGATATTCTTCAATGAACCGACAAGCCATTACAGAGCTTTGGTTGAAAGACTTATCTATTGCATTGTTTCATATGATAGAAACTATCATTATAAAGGAAATGTCAATGTAGGCATCTTTTATAGCGTCATTTCTCCTAAGGAACATTTTAAAAAGAATGTTCAACCTACACTCAAATCAACAGAGGACTTATTTAAGATGTTAAATGGAGAAGTTAAAGTTTATGCATCCTACAAGGGTTTAAAAAGCCATAGGAAAACAGATTCCCAAATCAAAGAAAAAGAGGAAGAATTTGAAATTGATTTGAAAAATGCCTATAAGATAGGTGCGGAATTAAGTAAAATAAAAAATTAATAAAAATTAATAAAAAAAGATTTAAAAAAATTAAAAAAGATTATTTACTTTTTATTCCATTAAAAAGTATATCCAAGAATTTTTCATTGTAATTATTTGTTTCCAAATCCTGACTAACATTATATACTTTCCAGAAAACAATGGATTGGAATAATACACTGAAGCAAATTGCACCTAAGACTCTTGGATCAACTTCTCTAATTTTGCCTTGCTCTATTTGCATTTTGAAAAATTCCTCATTCTTTTCGAGAATGGCATCAGTGACTTGGGAAATCAGAAGTTTCTTTTCAGGAATTTCCCTCACTTCTTCCAATGCCACTTTCAAAACACTGAATTCATTATCACTAAGGCTTAATAATCCAAAAAAGCTGATTTGAAGATATTCCTCTATTTCCTCATTATCCCTGAAGTCAAAAATCTCTTCCAGTTTCTCCATAAACAATTGGATATGGTAATTTTTTGTAACTTCAACTAAGTTCTTTTTGGAATCGAATTTTCTAAATATGGTTACTTCATTCACTCCAGCTTCCTTAGCTATTTTTTTGGTTGTGGCTTTTGTAACTCCCTCTTTTTGCAGAATATTAAATGTTGCATTAACAATTTTCTCTTCAGTTGGATCAAGCTCAATCTTCATATTTAAAAATATGATTAAAAATTAATATATATTTATCTATTTGATTCCAGATTTCTTAAAAAACGTTCAATTGATTTAAAAGAAAAAATGAAAAGAAAAATAATAAAAAAAGTCTGATAAAAAAGAAATTTGAGAATAAAAATAAAAAAAAGATTTACATGAAAAGCATTGAACTTTTCATGAAATTAAAATTTGTAAAATCAAATAATTAAAATTATCTGACTACTTCTACGATTATGCCGAGTTTTTCAGATTGCAAGATGTCAACCTTCTTACCGCTTGCACCTACAATTTCCTTTTTCATCTTTAGGAAATCTTCAGTGATAACGCCATCTGCAATAGCTATTTCGCCCTTTTCTTCCAATTGCTTAGCTATTTCATCAGGGTCTGTTGATTTGATGAATCCTATGACCTGACCTGCATTCTTCTTGAAGGTCGGTCCGATCTTACTCATGTCCGGCTCAATCTCAATGACTTTCTCATGGACTTCAGGCTTACCAGTCAAGATTTGGAAATCCTCTATCTTCAAGGTTCCCTTAATGTCATCACTGTAGTATTCGAATACATCCTTCAAGTCTTGAGTCTTATCACTCACATAAACGTTTACATTAGCCACATTCGCATTCAATGGGATTTTTGAAGCTGACTTGAATCTTCTTACCTCCCCTATTAATTCAATGGCCAAGTCACCATCTTTTTCTGTTTCAGAAGAATCCAAGTTAGGGTCAATTTCAGGCCAAAGCTCGTTGTGAATGCTGCCTTCATTGCCGAAGTATTGGTAAACCTCTTCAGCGAAGAAAGGTGCAATTGGAGCAAGGAGTTTCAATGTATCTTCCACAACAGTTCTGAGAGTGTATTTTGCAGCGATTCTTGACTCTTCGCTGATGTCATCATTGTATAGTCTGTATTTTACAGCTTCGATGTATTCATCACAGAAGTCATGCCATACGAACTGTTCGATTGTATTTACTGCAATGCTGTAATTGTAATCATAAAATGCATCATCAACAATCTTATTTACCTTATTGAGCTTTGCAAATATCCAAGTGTCCATAGGGTTTAAATGAGCCTTAATTGCTTCCACATCACCGCTTAAAGCCTTTTCAGACTCTTCATCGAATATGTGCATGCTGATGAATCTGAATGCATTCCAGAATTTTCTGATGAATTTGTAGCCATGCTTGATGTTTTTCCAATCAAATGCAACATCAGATCCAGGGACACTGTTTGCAGCCCATAATCTTAATGGGTCTGCACCATATTCTGCAATGACCTCTTCAGGACCTGTAACGTTTCCACGGGATTTACTCATTTTGTAACCGTCTTCACCAAATACCATACCATTGATTACAATATCGTCAAATGGCTTTTGTCCTGTAAGTGCTAAACAACGGAGAGTGGTATAGAATGCCCAAGTCCTAATGATATCGTGACCTTGCGGACGAATGCTTGATGGGAAAATCTCTTCCCAACCAGGATTTGGCCAATCTGCAACGGATAATGGGGAAATTGAACTGTCCATCCAAGTATCCAATACATCCTCTTCAGGAATGAATTCAGTGCAGCCGCATTCACATGCGTGTTTTGGCTGGTCGATAGTTGGATCAATAGGCAATTGGTCTTCATCAGGCAAAATGACTTTGCCACAGTCCTTACAATACCATACCGGAATAGGGGTTGCAAATAATCTTTGTCTTGAAATGCACCAATCCCATTCCATGGAATCTGCCCAGTTCAATAAACGGCTTTCCATATGTTCCGGAACCCAACGCATTTCATTGGATGCCTTTTTGCTTTCATCAATCAATTTGGTAACCGCTACAAACCATTGCTTTTTAACCAGAATCTCAATAGGTGTCTTGCATCTCCAGCATTGGCCTACATTCTGGTCAACCTCTTCCTGCTTGGTCAAGTATCCTTCAGCCTTCAAGTCTTCGATGGTTTGCTTTTTGGCAGGCTGCAATTCCATACCTTCGTATCTTCCAGCCGCTTCGGTTAAGATACCTTGTTCGGAAATCGCTTCAATGACATCTAAGTCATATTTGTTTACCCAAGCAACGTCAGTCTTATCCCCAAAGGTACAAATCATTACTGCACCGGTACCATATTCCATATCCACCTCTTCATCTGCAATGATCTTAACCTTTTGACCGGATAAAGGAACTTCCACATACTTGCCTAAAAGGGAGTTGTACCTTTCATCCTCAGGGTGAACCACTACAGCCACACAAGCGGACATAAGTTCAGGACGGGTTGTAGCAATCAATACGCCAGGAACGCTTGCATCAGCCTTATCTGGGAAATCCGCATATCTCACATAGGAATTTCCTTCAACATTAGCCAAGACTTCCTCTGGAACCTCTGCAGGTGGGAAATTCACATAGTTCAGGAATGTTGTGTTGTCACTGTATTCCACTTCTGCAAAAGCGATAGCTGTTTCACATCTAGGACACCAGTTTACAGGGTGAATGCCTTGGTAAATCAATCCTTGATCATACATTTTCAAAAAGGACAATTGGGTTCTTTTCCTATATTCTGGAGTCATTGTAATGTATTCTCTGCTCCAGTCCTGTGAGAAACCGACAGAACGCATTTGCCCTCTCATAACTTCAATATTGTGTGATGTCAAGTCAGTGCACATATCCCTGAACTCTGCCCTTGTGACATCGTTCTTTTTGATGTTATGGGTCTCTTCCACTTTCACTTCAGTAGGAAGACCATGACAGTCCCAACCTTGTGGGAACAATACATCCATTCCCTTTTCCCTTCTGTATCTTGCATTGAAGTCCAT
Coding sequences within it:
- a CDS encoding valine--tRNA ligase gives rise to the protein MTNKEIPKDYDHKNEEKWQKKWEEDEIYKFIGDGTRPRYIIDTPPPYPTGLLHMGHILNWAYMDFNARYRREKGMDVLFPQGWDCHGLPTEVKVEETHNIKKNDVTRAEFRDMCTDLTSHNIEVMRGQMRSVGFSQDWSREYITMTPEYRKRTQLSFLKMYDQGLIYQGIHPVNWCPRCETAIAFAEVEYSDNTTFLNYVNFPPAEVPEEVLANVEGNSYVRYADFPDKADASVPGVLIATTRPELMSACVAVVVHPEDERYNSLLGKYVEVPLSGQKVKIIADEEVDMEYGTGAVMICTFGDKTDVAWVNKYDLDVIEAISEQGILTEAAGRYEGMELQPAKKQTIEDLKAEGYLTKQEEVDQNVGQCWRCKTPIEILVKKQWFVAVTKLIDESKKASNEMRWVPEHMESRLLNWADSMEWDWCISRQRLFATPIPVWYCKDCGKVILPDEDQLPIDPTIDQPKHACECGCTEFIPEEDVLDTWMDSSISPLSVADWPNPGWEEIFPSSIRPQGHDIIRTWAFYTTLRCLALTGQKPFDDIVINGMVFGEDGYKMSKSRGNVTGPEEVIAEYGADPLRLWAANSVPGSDVAFDWKNIKHGYKFIRKFWNAFRFISMHIFDEESEKALSGDVEAIKAHLNPMDTWIFAKLNKVNKIVDDAFYDYNYSIAVNTIEQFVWHDFCDEYIEAVKYRLYNDDISEESRIAAKYTLRTVVEDTLKLLAPIAPFFAEEVYQYFGNEGSIHNELWPEIDPNLDSSETEKDGDLAIELIGEVRRFKSASKIPLNANVANVNVYVSDKTQDLKDVFEYYSDDIKGTLKIEDFQILTGKPEVHEKVIEIEPDMSKIGPTFKKNAGQVIGFIKSTDPDEIAKQLEEKGEIAIADGVITEDFLKMKKEIVGASGKKVDILQSEKLGIIVEVVR
- a CDS encoding ADP-ribosylglycohydrolase family protein, with the protein product MKGIIGAIAGDIIGSRYEFKPIKTKEFSLFNKKSTFTDDTIMTLAVAKWLINDKNSKEELVRQLQYFGNGYPNGGYGRMFKQWLSTENPKPYGSWGNGSAMRVSPVAWVGESLEEVQKLARISAEVTHDHPEGIKGALATADAVYLARLGSSKEEIRDHIEIRYGYDLNRTLDEIRPSYKFDVSCQGSVPESIICFLEGEDYEDTIRNCISLGGDADTMAAIAGGIASAYWEVPRDIQYKSIERLSYELLNVLIEFEDKFL
- a CDS encoding flavodoxin family protein yields the protein MKTIVINADPKMKQEIAKLLKSAGEGAESVGSEVEYFDLYKLDMRGCMLCSICKKKNKESFKCYWRDDLSPIIEKILNADTLLIGSQIFFNEPTSHYRALVERLIYCIVSYDRNYHYKGNVNVGIFYSVISPKEHFKKNVQPTLKSTEDLFKMLNGEVKVYASYKGLKSHRKTDSQIKEKEEEFEIDLKNAYKIGAELSKIKN
- a CDS encoding DUF1810 domain-containing protein, encoding MSLDRFIDAQKEDYDMAFREISNGRKRNHYMWYIFPQVKGLGRSSTAKYYGIDGLEEAREYIENEYLRNNLVNISQKLLDLETDDPKDIFGSIDSKKLRSSMTLFEIVSDNDVFSKVLEKYFDGKRDQLTLDLVK
- a CDS encoding TetR/AcrR family transcriptional regulator, which translates into the protein MKIELDPTEEKIVNATFNILQKEGVTKATTKKIAKEAGVNEVTIFRKFDSKKNLVEVTKNYHIQLFMEKLEEIFDFRDNEEIEEYLQISFFGLLSLSDNEFSVLKVALEEVREIPEKKLLISQVTDAILEKNEEFFKMQIEQGKIREVDPRVLGAICFSVLFQSIVFWKVYNVSQDLETNNYNEKFLDILFNGIKSK